Proteins encoded in a region of the Nicotiana tomentosiformis chromosome 9, ASM39032v3, whole genome shotgun sequence genome:
- the LOC138898496 gene encoding uncharacterized protein, translated as MGSLAFIAAEEIPLALDIQCLANKLVILDISEPSRLCECVVAQSSLFERIKDRQYDDPHLLVIRETHVKCEHHRPGGLLQQMVMLGWKWENITMNFVVGFPWTLRNFDAVWVIVDRLTKSAHLILVVTMYSSRRLGQIYIQEIVRLHGLPVSYHWLSFRTITVIIRALRWLFLKIYTECKKVKLRPTYIKLFEILEKIGEVAYKLAFPPSLSVVHLVFHVSVLWKYYVDPSHIIDFCTVQLDEDLTYIEKHVAILD; from the exons atgggtagtttggcattcattgcAGCAGAGGAGAtaccattggctttggacatccAATGCTTGGCTAACAAGCTTGTgatattggatatttcagagcctagtcgactTTGTGAGTGTGTcgtggctcagtcttcattatttgagcggatcaaggaCCGGCAGTacgatgatccacacttgttggttaTCAGAGAAACA CATGTCAAGTGTGAGCACcataggccaggtggcctacttcagcagatggttatGCTTGGGTGGAAATGGGAGAACATTACTAtgaacttcgtagttgggttcccGTGGACTTTGAGGaattttgatgcagtttgggtcattgtcgataggttaaccaagtcggcacacCTTATTCTTGTTGTGACTATGTATTCTTCAAGGAGATTAggccagatttacattcaggagattgttcggttacaCGGTCTACCTGTTTCTTACCATTGGCTGAGTTTTCGTACAATTACAGTTATCATtcgagcattgagatggctcTTTTTGAAGATTTATACG GAATGCAAAAAGGTCAAGTTGCGCCCTACGTATATCAAActttttgagatccttgagaaaattggggaggtggcctacaagcttgcatttccacctagtctatctgtagttcatctagtgttccatgtttctgtGCTCTGGAAGTATTATGTCGATCCATCTCATATTATAGATTTCTGCACAGTCCAATTAgacgaggatttgacttatattgagaaACATGTGGCTATCTTGGACTGA